In Silene latifolia isolate original U9 population chromosome 3, ASM4854445v1, whole genome shotgun sequence, a single window of DNA contains:
- the LOC141648718 gene encoding protein FAR1-RELATED SEQUENCE 5-like → MPEKVGRAICNDTEFMTDINVVVWDVDLERQFETESENVIKAHGMESNRWLKYVFAIRQKWIPAYFRDLPLGCLLRTTQRSESSNSYFKRFESHFGTLIEFWMRYNSAIEQQRHTQRRMDNANEHSMLKKVGPMKVEMHASLVYTHPIFGDFQNEVKHAICSMGVGGLTTVGTVEYHDVRDGLKHRSFRVEFNTKTNESKCACKLFERHSIVCRHILKNSASPLQKKRQLKEKKNRNYTEADMDNQFIVGVNALRKYYTEVDISISAIGHRFESHGTYESIQKPF, encoded by the exons ATGCCCGAGAAAGTGGGAAGGGCAATCTGCAATGATACGGAATTTATGACCGACATAAATgtcgttgtttgggatgtcgaCCTCGAGCGACAATTTGAAACAGAATCGGAAAATGTTATTAAAGCCCATGGTATGGAAAGCAACCGGTGGTTGAAGTATGTCTTTGCAATCAGACAAAAGTGGATACCGGCATACTTTCGGGATCTGCCTCTAGGTTGTTTGTTGCGAACAACCCAGAGATCCGAAAGTTCAAACAGCTATTTCAAGCGGTTTGAAAGCCACTTTGGAACCCTCATCGAGTTCTGGATGAGGTACAATTCCGCAATAGAGCAGCAAAGGCATACACAAAGGAGGATGGATAATGCCAATGAGCATAGTATGCTCAAGAAAGTAGGGCCGATGAAGGTAGAGATGCATGCCTCCCTTGTCTACACACATCCTATCTTTGGGGACTTTCAGAATGAAGTCAAACATGCCATATGCAGCATGGGGGTCGGGGGGTTGACAACAGTAGGGACAGTGGAGTACCATGATGTTCGTGATGGACTGAAGCACAGGAGCTTCCGAGTTGAATTTAACACCAAAACTAACGAGAGCAAATGTGCATGTAAGCTGTTTGAGAGGCATAGCATTGTCTGTCGCCATATACT GAAAAATTCTGCATCTCCTCtgcaaaag AAAAG AcagttgaaggaaaagaaaaataggaactacACGGAAGCCGACATGGACAATCAATTCATTGTTGGTGTGAATGCTCTGAGGAAGTATTACACTGAAGTCGATATTTCGATCTCTGCGATTGGACACCGATTCGAAAGCCATGGAACTTATGAAAGCatacaaaaacccttttga